A DNA window from Panthera tigris isolate Pti1 chromosome X, P.tigris_Pti1_mat1.1, whole genome shotgun sequence contains the following coding sequences:
- the NALF2 gene encoding transmembrane protein FAM155B, with protein sequence MFRGAWMWPGKDAAALTICCCCCCWAPRPSDKPCADSERAQRWRLSLASLLFFTVLLADHLWLCAGARPRARELSSAMRPPWGTGRERQPMPPRAVLPLRPPPPGEPSASPGTCGPQYSNLTKAAPAAGPRPDCGGVPEPTGLDAACTKLQSLQRLFEPTTPAPPLRPPDSPSRAPAEFPSAKKNLLKGHFRNFTLSFCDTYTVWDLLLGMDRPDSLDCSLDTLLGDLLAVVASPGSGAWEVCSNCIEAYQRLDRHAQEKYDEFDLVLHKYLQAEEYSIRSCTKGCKAVYKAWLCSEYFSVTQQECQRWVPCKQYCLEVQTRCPFILPDNEEMVYGGLPGFICTGLLDTSPKRPETKCCDVQWVSCDSEKKKFKETEAPKTHHQQFHHSYFHHYHQQYHHYHPRHDPPGHISHRPSMLPVSGGSRLSPSRIRLYVLVLMLLHTMVSFSSSQGGGGLGLEALPTLDEGLTREE encoded by the exons ATGTTCAGGGGCGCTTGGATGTGGCCCGGGAAAGACGCCGCCGCGCTGACtatctgctgctgctgctgctgctgggctcCCAGGCCAAGCGACAAACCTTGCGCTGACTCTGAGCGGGCGCAGCGATGGCGACTGTCCCTGGCGTCCCTGCTCTTCTTCACCGTGCTGCTCGCTGACCATCTGTGGCTGTGCGCGGGGGCCCGGCCCCGGGCCAGGGAGCTGAGCAGCGCCATGCGGCCGCCCTGGGGGACCGGCCGGGAGCGGCAGCCGATGCCTCCTCGCGCGGTGCTGCCCCtgcggccgccgccgcccggcgAGCCCAGCGCATCCCCGGGCACCTGCGGCCCCCAATACAGCAACCTGACCAAAGCTGCCCCCGCTGCCGGTCCCAGGCCGGACTGCGGTGGCGTCCCAGAGCCCACGGGGCTGGACGCAGCTTGCACCAAATTGCAATCTTTGCAGAGACTTTTTGAACCGACTACTCCAGCCCCCCCACTGCGGCCCCCTGACTCCCCTTCCCGTGCCCCGGCCGAGTTCCCCTCCGCCAAAAAAAACTTGCTCAAAGGCCACTTTCGGAACTTCACTCTCTCCTTTTGCGACACCTACACGGTCTGGGACTTGCTGCTGGGCATGGACCGCCCCGACAGCCTGGACTGCAGCCTGGACACCCTGCTGGGGGACCTTCTGGCCGTGGTGGCCAGCCCGGGCTCCGGGGCCTGGGAGGTGTGTAGCAACTGTATAGAGGCGTACCAGCGGCTCGACCGACATGCTCAGGAAAAATATGACGAGTTCGACCTCGTGCTGCATAAATACTTACAGGCAGAAGAGTACTCAATCCGGTCCTGCACGAAAGGCTGTAAG GCTGTCTACAAGGCCTGGCTGTGCTCAGAATACTTCAGCGTGACCCAGCAGGAATGCCAGCGCTGGGTGCCCTGCAAGCAATACTGCCTGGAGGTGCAGACCCGGTGCCCCTTTATACTCCCTGACAATGAGGAAATGGTGTACGGAGGGCTTCCTGGCTTTATCTGTACAG GGTTGCTGGATACTTCGCCAAAGCGGCCGGAAACCAAGTGCTGTGACGTGCAGTGGGTATCCTGTGACTCGGAGAAGAAGAAGTTCAAGGAGACTGAGGCCCCCAAAACCCACCACCAGCAATTCCATCACTCCTATTTCCACCACTACCACCAACAGTACCACCACTACCATCCCCGCCATGACCCTCCAGGCCACATCAGCCACAGGCCCTCCATGCTGCCGGTCTCTGGGGGCTCCCGCCTCAGCCCCAGCAGGATCCGGCTGTATGTCCTTGTTCTCATGCTCCTCCATACCATGGTGTCCTTCTCCAGTAGCCAGGGTGGTGGAGGACTGGGGCTGGAGGCACTGCCTACCCTAGATGAGGGCCTGACTCGGGAAGAGtga